One Bufo gargarizans isolate SCDJY-AF-19 chromosome 3, ASM1485885v1, whole genome shotgun sequence DNA segment encodes these proteins:
- the LOC122931396 gene encoding protein kinase C delta type-like, which produces METSRNLPKKGKRKRKRRVQPPNKRRRIVTPERANDGGKEKMIKASKRPGSPIQESIQRKRKRGERMGGKADDRPSMSYNTDMEQLSGTIPADAPILVTGLESFTFHKILGEGGYGKVMLATHPACQQQLAVKLVKKRVLLQDFKDNVLIERQVLEVTGKSPLFTHAYATFQTKDFAFFIMEFLSGGDLSGLMTANAPFTVPVTRFMAAEIICGLQFLHTRGIIHRDIKPANILMDSAGHLKIADFGLAVMNIFGDKKISEYAGTLRYMAPEILLRKPYNTAVDWFSAGVMIYEMATGKYPFYAGILPGTIEKSLINDVPTYPKGLNPQARDLIVGLLNKSPESRQVAIDNIREHPFFMETNWTDIEGAGARPPFQLGPPPVMTLTKIDHIQSSTEANKSPMAEKDQKLFCGFTFANENWQNIWQICERDHPQDLEEDEKLEVKSSALYTDVHNRSVAENHHVPAEPLADIINSRKIDQHLLSLYEPQIPNSDLYLLS; this is translated from the exons atggagacttccaggaatctTCCAAAGAAAGggaagaggaagagaaagaggagagtTCAGCCTCCAAATAAGAGGAGGAGAATAGTAACACCGGAGAGGGCAAATGATGGCGGCAAAGAAAAAATGATCAAGGCTTCAAAAAGACCTGGAAGCCCTATACAGGAGAGTATccagagaaagaggaagagggGAGAAAGGATGGGGGGAAAAGCTGATGACAGACCCAGCATGTCCTACAATACTGACATGGAACAGCTGTCAG GGACAATCCCAGCAGACGCCCCCATCCTTGTGACTGGACTGGAAAGCTTCACCTTCCATAAAATCCTTGGAGAAGGTGGTTATGGTAAA GTCATGCTGGCCACACATCCCGCCTGCCAACAACAACTGGCAGTGAAgctggtgaagaagagggtcctgCTTCAGGACTTTAAAGACAATGTCCTGATTGAGCGACAGGTCCTGGAGGTGACTGGGAAGAGTCCATTGTTTACCCATGCTTATGCCACCTTCCAGACCAAG GACTTTGCCTTCTTCATCATGGAGTTTCTTAGCGGAGGAGACCTAAGTGGCCTCATGACAGCCAACGCCCCATTCACCGTTCCAGTCACCAG ATTTATGGCAGCTGAGATCATCTGTGGGCTGCAGTTTCTCCACACCAGAGGCATCATACACAGGGACATAAAACCAGCCAACATCTTAATGGATAGCGCCGGTCACTTGAAGATCGCCGATTTTGGTCTTGCCGTGATGAACATCTTTGGGGATAAGAAGATCTCAGAATATGCCGGAACTCTTAGATACATGGCTCCTGAG ATTCTTCTACGGAAGCCCTACAACACGGCAGTGGACTGGTTCTCAGCTGGTGTGATGATATATGAGATGGCTACTGGCAAATATCCATTCTATGCCGGTATACTTCCTGGAACAATCGAAAAATCACTGATCAATGATGTTCCCACCTACCCAAAAGGACTCAACCCCCAAGCCAGAGACCTTATAGTTGGG CTCTTAAACAAGTCACCAGAGAGTCGCCAGGTAGCGATAGATAACATCAGGGAACATCCATTTTTCATGGAAACCAACTGGACAGATATAGAAGGAGCAGGAGCTCGACCACCATTCCAACTAGGACCA CCACCAGTGATGACATTGACAAAAATCGATCACATCCAGTCCTCCACTGAAGCCAATAAGTCACCAATGGCCGAAAAAGATCAAAAACTGTTCTGTGGATTCACATTTGCCAATGAGAACTGGCAG AACATTTGGCAGATTTGTGAGAGAGACCATCCGCAGGATCTGGAGGAGGATGAAAAACTGGAAGTAAAGAGCTCCGCTCTGTATACAGATGTCCACAATAGATCAGTGGCTGAAAACCATCATGTTCCAGCAGAGCCTCTTGCTGACATCATAAACAGCAGAAAGATCGACCAACACTTGCTGTCCTTGTATGAGCCTCAGATTCCAAACTCTGACCTCTATCTGCTCTCCTGA